The Candidatus Rokuibacteriota bacterium region GAGCGCTTCAGGAACGCCCGCAGCTTTTCCTTCAGCTCCGGGGGCAGCGTCGTCTCGCGGAGTCGCTTGGCGGCGTCCACGGTGCCCTTGTAGGTCCTGACGAAGGCGACGCAGGGGCCGCACCCCTCGAGGTGCCACTCGAGGAGCTCGGCCTGGTGCCGGGGCAGGGAGCCGTCGACGTAGTCG contains the following coding sequences:
- a CDS encoding zf-HC2 domain-containing protein, which gives rise to DYVDGSLPRHQAELLEWHLEGCGPCVAFVRTYKGTVDAAKRLRETTLPPELKEKLRAFLKRSAQH